One genomic region from Magnetofaba australis IT-1 encodes:
- a CDS encoding murein hydrolase activator EnvC family protein: MPRKIPSGSCWRAQRWLLLALLGLLVALAPGRATLAQEEKTAQLAQERARLAEIVNALRREQKSLEQAQGQERSLLAQAQQIDQKLSAARKRGEEIAKRLQQTRAKLPGLEAAMAERRGAMARQQQLLAGHLRLLYGLGERGGLRMALSPGADMSLLRASGYFRYLLRARAERFAAYGQALQELEFAARARQEALAGLEQLAAQQREAEQALQAQQRERQTLLAQVSRERKLHERQLAELQQARDQLTQFLSRLGDELEKRRGEALMSPHESFGKIAKRRGKLPRPVQGSFETRLPGVFFPLPTGRPVKAVHRGQVVYADWFRGYGQLLILGHGDRVYTLYGHNQRLLAAQGDWVEAGEVIAKSGESGSLDGRSGLYFEIRRNGRTENPRRWLSKENGA, encoded by the coding sequence ATGCCGCGTAAGATCCCCAGCGGATCATGTTGGCGCGCGCAGCGCTGGCTGCTGCTCGCGCTGCTGGGGCTCCTGGTCGCGTTGGCGCCGGGGAGGGCCACTCTCGCCCAGGAGGAGAAAACGGCGCAATTGGCGCAGGAGCGCGCGCGTTTGGCGGAGATCGTCAACGCGCTGCGGCGCGAACAGAAGAGCCTGGAGCAGGCGCAAGGGCAGGAGCGGTCGCTGTTGGCGCAGGCGCAGCAGATTGACCAGAAACTCAGCGCCGCGCGCAAGCGCGGCGAGGAGATCGCCAAACGGCTGCAGCAGACCCGGGCCAAACTGCCGGGGCTGGAGGCGGCCATGGCGGAGAGGCGCGGCGCCATGGCGCGGCAACAGCAACTGCTGGCGGGTCACCTGCGTCTGTTGTATGGTCTGGGCGAGCGTGGGGGGTTGCGCATGGCGCTGTCCCCCGGAGCGGATATGAGCCTGCTGCGCGCCAGCGGCTATTTTCGCTATCTGTTGCGCGCCCGCGCCGAGCGTTTCGCCGCCTACGGTCAGGCTCTGCAAGAGCTGGAGTTCGCCGCTCGCGCCCGGCAGGAGGCGCTGGCGGGACTGGAGCAGTTGGCGGCGCAGCAGCGCGAGGCCGAACAGGCCTTGCAGGCGCAGCAGCGCGAGCGTCAGACGCTGTTGGCGCAGGTGAGCCGGGAACGGAAGTTGCATGAGCGCCAGCTGGCGGAACTGCAGCAGGCGCGCGATCAGTTGACGCAGTTTCTCAGCCGCTTGGGCGATGAGTTGGAGAAACGGCGCGGCGAGGCGCTGATGTCGCCCCATGAGTCGTTTGGCAAAATCGCCAAGCGCCGCGGCAAGCTGCCGCGCCCCGTGCAGGGGAGCTTTGAGACGCGTCTGCCCGGGGTGTTCTTCCCGCTGCCCACGGGGCGTCCGGTGAAAGCGGTGCATCGCGGGCAGGTGGTGTATGCGGACTGGTTTCGCGGCTACGGTCAGCTGTTGATTCTGGGCCATGGGGATCGGGTGTATACCCTGTATGGTCATAATCAACGTCTGCTGGCGGCTCAGGGCGACTGGGTGGAGGCGGGCGAAGTCATCGCCAAGAGCGGTGAGAGTGGTTCGTTGGATGGCCGTTCCGGCCTCTATTTTGAGATTCGCCGCAACGGCCGCACAGAGAATCCGCGCCGGTGGCTGAGTAAAGAGAACGGCGCCTGA
- a CDS encoding S41 family peptidase: MNGIKHLKGLAAWSLAAFFLAYLGLQTAENGFALGRVTYEKLKVFTEVLDLIKTQYVEDVDEQKVLYGAVDGMLRTLDPHSSFLNPESFKEMKVDTRGEFGGLGIEITRGEQAIRVVSPIEDTPAFRVGMKAGDLIIKIEDESTQDMNLMDAVKKMRGKPGTDIHLTVARKGETQPLEFTITRAVIKVRSVKWRAEENNLAYVRITQFNEQVHPLLEQALEEIGDELEKSGGVKGLVLDLRNDPGGLLDQAVQVSDAFLESGRIVYTKGRIPGKDMSFDSHPGDLLNGAPIVVLINGGSASASEIVAGALQDHGRAVIMGTQSFGKGSVQTIIPLSDGSGLRLTTAQYFTPSGRSIQAKGITPDIVVEDLEVTKPKEKGFDRPKEADLKGHLENHDDGGAAMTKEDKEGGAPATEAEKEIEKRDRITGRSKEDYQLWRALDLLKGLQVFERQRDKRAQMQAPLQRKTADLS; encoded by the coding sequence ATGAACGGCATCAAACATCTCAAAGGGTTGGCTGCGTGGAGCCTGGCGGCGTTCTTTCTGGCCTATTTGGGGCTGCAGACCGCGGAAAACGGCTTCGCCCTGGGGCGCGTGACCTATGAAAAGCTCAAGGTCTTCACCGAAGTGCTGGATCTGATCAAGACCCAGTACGTGGAAGACGTGGATGAGCAGAAGGTGCTCTACGGCGCGGTGGACGGCATGCTGCGCACCCTCGACCCCCACTCCTCGTTTCTCAATCCTGAGAGCTTCAAGGAGATGAAGGTGGATACGCGCGGCGAATTCGGCGGTTTGGGCATCGAGATCACCCGTGGCGAACAGGCCATTCGCGTGGTCTCGCCCATTGAGGACACCCCGGCCTTCCGCGTCGGCATGAAGGCGGGCGACCTGATCATCAAGATCGAAGATGAGTCCACCCAGGACATGAACCTGATGGACGCGGTCAAGAAGATGCGCGGCAAGCCCGGCACCGATATCCACCTGACCGTGGCGCGTAAGGGCGAGACCCAGCCGCTGGAGTTCACCATCACCCGCGCGGTGATCAAGGTGCGCTCGGTCAAGTGGCGCGCCGAAGAGAACAACTTGGCCTACGTGCGCATCACCCAGTTCAACGAACAGGTGCATCCGCTGCTGGAGCAGGCGCTGGAGGAGATCGGCGACGAGCTGGAGAAGAGCGGCGGCGTCAAGGGTCTGGTGCTGGATCTGCGCAACGATCCGGGCGGCCTGCTGGATCAGGCGGTGCAGGTCTCCGACGCCTTCCTGGAGTCGGGCCGCATTGTCTACACCAAGGGCCGCATCCCCGGCAAGGATATGTCGTTTGACTCCCACCCCGGCGACCTGCTTAACGGCGCGCCCATCGTGGTGCTGATCAACGGCGGTTCGGCCTCGGCTTCGGAGATCGTCGCCGGCGCGCTGCAGGATCATGGCCGCGCGGTGATCATGGGCACGCAATCTTTCGGCAAGGGCTCGGTGCAGACCATTATTCCCCTCTCCGACGGCTCCGGTCTGCGTCTGACCACGGCGCAATACTTCACCCCCAGCGGGCGCTCGATCCAGGCCAAAGGGATCACCCCGGACATCGTGGTGGAGGATCTGGAGGTGACCAAGCCCAAGGAGAAGGGCTTTGATCGCCCCAAAGAGGCCGATTTGAAAGGTCATCTGGAGAATCATGATGACGGCGGCGCAGCCATGACCAAAGAGGATAAAGAGGGCGGCGCCCCCGCCACGGAGGCTGAGAAAGAGATCGAGAAACGCGATCGCATCACCGGCCGCAGCAAAGAGGATTACCAACTGTGGCGCGCCCTGGATCTGCTCAAGGGTCTGCAGGTGTTCGAGCGTCAACGTGACAAGCGCGCGCAGATGCAGGCGCCCCTCCAGCGGAAGACGGCTGATCTCTCTTGA
- a CDS encoding divergent polysaccharide deacetylase family protein has protein sequence MKQAGADSAARVQSARRRARLGDFFQIALLSALITLGVGLTWIVEPWSRAEAQSGDAWRLGFAGDGALEESMAPVEAPIPVSMQPVVQPVAQVIQSQTSAPEDPRALRRATQSEAKARQAEASATTDTAADAGGASAEEAAATAETSPLMKQSLKGEATPQKLNQTFHIDLQTRPRPVTGAEAAQPAIDPAVTKPKADAQANADPTSGIQYEEHLDPALDQVEPPPPPSARPKRRAVAASSSSKGDVDVSAVKLALIIDDLGYNGPIGRAIAKLPGQLTLAILPGGNYSRQVVNLGVREGKEIMLHQPMEPQGYPRVNPGPGALLKGMPDKRIRRILAHNLDEFPEAIGVNNHMGSRLTTDRSAMNAVMGVILQRGLYFVDSRTSGKTVAFSAAANQGVPRAQRAVFIDNTRSKSAILNQLRQLERVGRSHGEAVGIGHPYPETLAALRSWLPMLARKNIQLVSASQLLTPHASRAKFADKRRRIAAKR, from the coding sequence TTGAAACAGGCGGGCGCAGACAGCGCCGCGCGCGTCCAGTCGGCGCGGCGGCGCGCGCGACTGGGCGACTTTTTCCAGATTGCGCTTCTTTCGGCGCTGATCACGCTGGGCGTTGGCTTGACGTGGATTGTCGAACCCTGGTCCCGCGCTGAGGCCCAGAGCGGCGATGCGTGGCGTCTGGGCTTTGCCGGCGATGGCGCTTTAGAGGAGTCCATGGCGCCGGTGGAGGCGCCGATTCCGGTGTCGATGCAGCCGGTGGTCCAGCCGGTGGCGCAGGTGATCCAGTCGCAGACGTCGGCGCCGGAAGATCCCCGCGCTTTGCGTCGCGCCACGCAGTCTGAAGCGAAGGCGCGACAGGCGGAGGCGTCGGCCACGACTGACACCGCCGCTGATGCTGGGGGGGCGAGCGCCGAGGAGGCGGCGGCGACTGCCGAAACTTCGCCGCTGATGAAGCAGAGCCTCAAGGGCGAGGCGACGCCGCAGAAACTCAACCAAACCTTCCATATCGACTTGCAAACCCGCCCGCGCCCGGTGACTGGCGCAGAGGCGGCGCAGCCTGCGATCGACCCGGCGGTGACGAAGCCGAAAGCGGACGCCCAGGCCAACGCCGATCCCACCTCGGGAATTCAGTACGAAGAGCATCTGGATCCGGCGCTGGACCAGGTGGAGCCGCCGCCTCCGCCCAGCGCGCGGCCCAAACGGCGCGCCGTGGCCGCATCCTCTTCCAGCAAAGGCGATGTCGACGTCAGCGCGGTGAAGCTGGCGCTGATCATTGATGATCTGGGCTACAACGGTCCCATCGGTCGCGCCATCGCCAAACTACCCGGTCAACTCACCCTGGCGATCCTGCCCGGCGGCAACTATTCGCGCCAAGTGGTCAATCTCGGCGTGCGCGAGGGCAAGGAGATCATGCTGCACCAGCCCATGGAGCCGCAGGGCTATCCGCGCGTCAACCCCGGTCCCGGGGCGCTGCTCAAAGGGATGCCGGACAAGCGCATCCGCCGCATTCTCGCCCACAATCTGGATGAGTTTCCCGAAGCCATCGGCGTCAACAACCATATGGGCTCGCGCCTGACCACCGATCGCAGCGCCATGAATGCAGTGATGGGGGTGATCCTGCAGCGCGGACTCTACTTCGTCGATAGCCGCACCTCGGGCAAAACCGTCGCCTTCAGCGCCGCCGCCAATCAGGGCGTGCCGCGCGCCCAGCGCGCGGTGTTCATCGACAACACCCGCAGCAAATCCGCCATCCTCAACCAGTTGCGCCAGTTGGAGCGGGTCGGGCGCAGCCATGGCGAGGCGGTGGGCATCGGCCACCCCTACCCGGAGACCCTGGCGGCGCTCAGAAGCTGGCTGCCCATGTTGGCGCGTAAGAACATCCAACTGGTCAGCGCCTCGCAACTGCTCACCCCCCACGCCAGTCGCGCCAAGTTCGCCGACAAGCGCCGTCGGATCGCCGCCAAGCGGTAG
- a CDS encoding diguanylate cyclase domain-containing protein, with translation MEPAVATLERILTALKADPADIQQAVSLLKELLVKGPCDAEMAQIKSLLESCLSQLVKPALEKDREKQSQLERLIKQIQSTRELDLNGVAQRLGEIAPWITDPPDWRARERSSDAPGDFPAKLLEALRHMGQGDAWLAGEVEKLASGAQPTAQTATWTALAELLARIVKRDELGQAAWRAERAEFKQSLLELAQGMGESLRALGRSEGEVDGVLERLRSEESGDDLQALKKALLKEAQAFQTHSRSLGERLERDRERLEQARNRLREMDAALMSARDEQLQEPGTGLPNRYAYLGHLERQISRARHLKEPFALLLLHLDHLAGVLGGMSEQRGDRLVAGLAKHFRGVVGEHGFLARLSEERFALLMPGAAAAVAQERGQALLTLFERIRTQLGGKDLRIRASVGGSIFLPDWNGEGITRRAEIALGLARRRPQAPHLHLYDPKRDPQPGAEAGEGSGAFDPPGAD, from the coding sequence ATGGAGCCCGCGGTCGCCACTCTGGAGCGGATTCTCACGGCCTTGAAGGCCGACCCTGCCGATATTCAACAAGCCGTCAGTCTTCTCAAAGAGTTATTGGTCAAAGGGCCGTGCGACGCCGAAATGGCGCAGATCAAATCCCTGCTCGAAAGCTGTCTGTCACAACTGGTCAAACCGGCGCTGGAGAAGGATCGCGAAAAGCAGTCGCAACTGGAGCGGCTGATCAAGCAGATTCAATCCACCCGCGAGTTGGATCTCAATGGCGTGGCGCAGCGGCTGGGGGAGATTGCGCCGTGGATCACCGATCCGCCGGACTGGCGCGCGCGCGAACGCAGTTCCGATGCGCCGGGGGATTTTCCCGCCAAGCTGCTGGAGGCGCTGCGCCATATGGGGCAGGGCGATGCGTGGCTGGCGGGGGAGGTGGAGAAGTTGGCGTCTGGGGCTCAACCGACTGCGCAGACGGCCACCTGGACGGCGCTGGCGGAGCTGCTGGCGCGCATTGTCAAGCGTGATGAGCTGGGACAGGCGGCGTGGCGCGCGGAGCGCGCCGAGTTCAAACAGAGTCTGCTGGAGCTGGCGCAAGGCATGGGCGAGAGCTTGCGCGCGTTGGGGCGCTCCGAAGGCGAAGTGGACGGCGTGCTGGAGCGGCTGCGCAGTGAGGAGTCCGGCGACGACCTGCAGGCGCTCAAGAAGGCGCTGCTCAAGGAGGCGCAAGCGTTTCAGACCCACTCCCGCTCATTGGGCGAGCGGTTGGAGCGGGACCGCGAACGGCTGGAGCAGGCGCGCAATCGCCTGCGCGAGATGGATGCGGCGTTGATGAGCGCGCGGGACGAACAACTCCAGGAGCCGGGCACTGGCTTGCCCAACCGCTACGCCTATTTGGGCCATCTGGAGCGGCAGATCAGCCGCGCGCGTCACTTGAAGGAGCCTTTTGCCCTGCTGCTGCTGCATCTGGACCATTTGGCGGGCGTGCTGGGCGGCATGAGCGAGCAGCGCGGGGACCGGCTGGTGGCGGGATTGGCCAAGCATTTTCGCGGCGTGGTGGGCGAACACGGATTCCTGGCGCGTTTGAGCGAAGAGCGCTTTGCCCTCTTGATGCCCGGCGCCGCCGCCGCCGTAGCGCAAGAGCGCGGGCAGGCGTTGTTGACTCTGTTCGAGCGCATTCGCACGCAGTTGGGCGGCAAGGATCTGCGTATTCGCGCTTCAGTGGGCGGCAGCATATTTCTACCCGACTGGAATGGCGAGGGGATCACGCGTCGCGCTGAAATTGCCCTGGGACTGGCGCGACGGCGACCGCAGGCGCCCCATCTGCATCTATACGATCCAAAGCGTGATCCGCAGCCTGGCGCCGAGGCGGGGGAGGGCAGTGGGGCATTTGACCCGCCTGGCGCGGATTAA
- a CDS encoding rhodanese-like domain-containing protein, whose protein sequence is MPGKCWNRTICGALCGVALLLGGASAAQAASAKEAARELISDYLMEATHTAGMVTVEQARGDLRGALFVDMREAPQYQASHIEGAIHKEWREALEDMDEIPDDRMVILYCGTGALSAQAGFAMRMLGKRNVLILRGGYEDWVKAGAK, encoded by the coding sequence ATGCCGGGTAAGTGTTGGAATCGGACGATATGTGGGGCGTTGTGTGGTGTGGCGCTGTTGTTGGGCGGCGCATCGGCGGCGCAGGCGGCCTCCGCCAAAGAGGCGGCGCGGGAGTTGATCAGCGACTACCTGATGGAGGCGACTCACACTGCGGGCATGGTGACGGTGGAGCAGGCGCGCGGCGACCTGCGCGGGGCGCTGTTTGTCGACATGCGCGAAGCGCCGCAGTATCAGGCGTCGCATATCGAGGGAGCCATCCATAAGGAGTGGCGCGAGGCGCTGGAGGATATGGATGAGATCCCCGACGACCGCATGGTGATCCTCTACTGCGGCACCGGCGCGCTATCGGCCCAGGCGGGCTTCGCCATGCGCATGCTGGGCAAGCGCAACGTGCTGATTCTGCGCGGCGGCTACGAGGATTGGGTCAAAGCCGGGGCCAAGTGA
- a CDS encoding phosphoethanolamine transferase, with translation MARLPSPAAESRGLTPLTLIALTAAFLTISGNVTFFDQVTDVYPWADNRAFLISLVGILWAFLTLVLALFSLLLGVRPTATLFILLASAIGHYADKFGVVIDISMIENILATNPQEAGDLITPQYILRIALLGVLPTWLVWRARWRPAPTWLGRKRQLALAALLGVVVALGLALPHSGQVASFLREHKPLRYYANPAYAFYSAGKYAGRSWKSRDPGPLRISATHAARPTEDPGRDLIIVVVGETVRADHINLNGYGRNTLPQLSQEERLVSYANIHSCGTSTAVSVPCMFAFDGRDNFDDTRAKRTENVLDVLAKAGVNVLWRDNNSDSKGVALRVPFEDFRTGERNPHCDEVECRDTGLLSGLQEYIDSHSGDFLIVLHQMGNHGPAYYKRYTAEFEHFKPACPTAELSECTDPQIVNAYDNAIVATDNFLARAIDLLKHNDGEFETALLYISDHGESLGEKGLYLHGMPYLFAPKEQTHVAALLWAGESSDIDFEATQKLRDVDSSHDAVAGMLLSLFEISSDAPKHSAPSWIQLQPDHH, from the coding sequence ATGGCGCGACTCCCCTCCCCTGCCGCCGAATCACGCGGCCTAACGCCGCTGACGCTCATTGCGCTGACGGCGGCGTTCCTCACTATCAGCGGCAATGTGACCTTTTTCGATCAGGTCACCGACGTCTACCCCTGGGCCGACAACCGGGCGTTTCTGATCTCACTGGTGGGGATCCTGTGGGCCTTTCTGACCCTGGTGCTGGCGCTCTTCAGCCTGCTGCTGGGGGTGCGCCCCACCGCCACGCTGTTCATTCTGCTGGCCTCGGCCATCGGCCACTATGCGGACAAGTTCGGCGTGGTGATCGACATCTCCATGATCGAGAACATCCTCGCCACCAACCCCCAGGAGGCGGGGGATCTGATCACCCCGCAATACATTCTGCGCATCGCGCTGCTGGGTGTATTGCCGACTTGGCTGGTGTGGCGCGCACGCTGGCGGCCCGCCCCCACCTGGCTGGGACGTAAGCGTCAATTGGCTCTTGCAGCGCTGCTGGGAGTGGTGGTTGCGCTGGGTCTGGCGCTGCCCCACAGCGGCCAGGTGGCAAGCTTCCTGCGCGAGCATAAACCGTTACGCTATTACGCCAACCCTGCCTATGCGTTCTACTCGGCGGGCAAATACGCCGGGCGCTCCTGGAAGAGCCGCGACCCCGGCCCGCTGCGCATCAGCGCCACCCACGCCGCACGCCCGACGGAGGATCCCGGTCGCGATCTGATTATCGTGGTGGTGGGCGAGACCGTGCGCGCCGACCATATCAATCTCAACGGCTATGGACGCAACACCCTGCCGCAACTCTCCCAAGAGGAGCGGCTGGTGAGCTACGCCAACATCCACTCCTGCGGCACCTCCACGGCGGTTTCGGTGCCCTGCATGTTCGCATTTGATGGGCGGGACAATTTTGACGACACGCGCGCCAAACGCACTGAGAACGTGCTGGACGTGCTGGCCAAGGCGGGGGTGAACGTGCTGTGGCGGGATAACAACTCCGACTCCAAAGGGGTGGCGCTGCGGGTGCCGTTTGAGGACTTCCGCACCGGCGAACGCAATCCGCATTGTGACGAAGTGGAGTGCCGTGACACCGGCCTACTCAGCGGTTTGCAGGAGTATATCGACAGTCACAGCGGCGATTTTCTCATCGTGCTGCATCAGATGGGCAATCATGGCCCGGCGTATTACAAGCGCTACACGGCGGAGTTTGAACACTTCAAACCCGCCTGCCCCACCGCCGAGCTCTCCGAGTGCACCGATCCGCAGATCGTCAACGCCTACGACAACGCCATCGTCGCCACGGACAATTTCCTCGCCCGCGCCATCGATCTGCTCAAACATAACGATGGGGAGTTCGAGACCGCGCTGCTCTACATCAGCGACCACGGCGAGTCATTGGGTGAGAAGGGGCTCTACCTGCACGGCATGCCCTATCTGTTCGCGCCCAAGGAGCAGACCCACGTGGCGGCGCTGCTGTGGGCGGGCGAAAGCTCCGACATCGACTTTGAGGCCACGCAAAAACTGCGTGATGTGGACAGCTCTCACGACGCCGTGGCGGGCATGCTGCTGTCGCTGTTCGAGATCAGCAGCGACGCCCCCAAACACAGCGCGCCGTCTTGGATCCAGCTGCAACCGGACCATCATTGA
- the ispH gene encoding 4-hydroxy-3-methylbut-2-enyl diphosphate reductase — protein sequence MRILLAEPRGFCAGVDRAILIVEKALEKFGAPIYVRHEIVHNRWVVENLRDKGAVFVQELDEIPDGAVAIYSAHGVSKAVQQEGARRDLRILDATCPLVDKVHREAERLDGEGYQVVLIGHAGHPEVEGTMGQLAPGRMALLSDQNDIAALPGAADKPIAYITQTTLSVDETRDTVTQLKTRFPQIREPAKEDICYATQNRQNAVKALAEQCRLVLVLGAPNSSNSNRLREVAEKLGTRAYLIETAADIQASWFDGVDCVGVTAGASAPEILVEELVNRLQHELGAQAPELLSVSQELIAFPLPQPLRD from the coding sequence ATGCGCATTCTATTGGCCGAACCGCGCGGTTTCTGCGCGGGGGTGGATCGGGCCATTCTGATTGTGGAAAAAGCGCTGGAGAAGTTCGGCGCGCCCATCTACGTGCGGCACGAAATTGTGCACAATCGTTGGGTGGTGGAGAATCTGCGCGACAAAGGGGCGGTGTTCGTACAGGAGCTGGATGAGATTCCCGACGGCGCGGTGGCGATCTACTCGGCCCATGGGGTCTCCAAGGCGGTGCAGCAGGAGGGCGCGCGGCGCGATCTGCGCATACTCGACGCCACCTGCCCGCTGGTGGACAAGGTGCATCGCGAAGCCGAGCGGCTGGATGGCGAGGGCTATCAGGTGGTGCTCATCGGCCACGCCGGGCACCCGGAGGTGGAGGGCACCATGGGGCAGTTGGCCCCGGGGCGCATGGCGCTGCTGTCGGACCAGAACGATATCGCCGCCCTGCCCGGCGCGGCGGACAAGCCCATCGCGTACATTACCCAGACCACGCTGTCGGTGGATGAAACCCGTGACACCGTGACGCAATTGAAGACGCGTTTTCCGCAAATTCGCGAGCCCGCCAAAGAGGATATCTGCTACGCCACGCAGAATCGTCAAAACGCGGTCAAGGCGCTGGCGGAACAGTGCCGCCTGGTGCTGGTGCTGGGCGCGCCCAACAGCAGCAACTCCAACCGTCTGCGCGAAGTGGCCGAGAAACTGGGGACGCGCGCGTACTTGATCGAGACCGCCGCCGACATCCAGGCGTCGTGGTTTGACGGCGTGGATTGCGTGGGCGTCACCGCCGGGGCGTCGGCGCCGGAGATTCTGGTGGAGGAGTTGGTGAATCGTCTGCAACACGAATTGGGCGCGCAAGCGCCGGAACTGTTGTCGGTGAGTCAGGAGCTGATCGCCTTCCCCTTGCCGCAGCCGTTGCGGGATTGA
- a CDS encoding FIST C-terminal domain-containing protein, with amino-acid sequence MLAADHFIRALDLSAAGVGESLDAFLTACAVGAGGGVLALLPEAETAAIPALQQACSARGLALAGGVFPALVEDAGFSQQGAWLLGFCAMPPFVLLDPADAPNGSLDRGIAEFVAAHIDNGSTTPLLFMLFDALLPDLCPVLRNLSERLERDDLDVLYAGCNVGSESFTPLPCLFDDQRTIQGGALVLLAPQAAGEIAVEHGCIAPMRLSTVTRSDNNRVIELDEEPAFDVYQRILKTDYAMEMDRDSFYQQAVHYPLMLMQKGVSPSIRIPVALDEDGALICVGEVPEGTLTALIQAPGTLEGSHCVERLGASLKGRVQGRLLTFYCAGRRLQFGVEAAQEELRMLAHQVGAHQVAGALSLGEIATDINDEPAFHSAVILCGAAGGETA; translated from the coding sequence ATGCTGGCGGCGGACCATTTCATTCGGGCGCTGGATCTGAGCGCAGCGGGCGTGGGCGAATCTCTGGACGCTTTTCTCACGGCGTGTGCTGTGGGCGCCGGGGGCGGCGTGCTGGCGCTGCTTCCTGAGGCGGAAACCGCAGCCATTCCCGCGCTGCAACAGGCGTGTTCGGCGCGCGGGTTGGCGTTGGCGGGCGGGGTGTTCCCGGCGTTGGTGGAAGATGCGGGATTTTCACAGCAGGGCGCGTGGTTGCTGGGCTTTTGTGCGATGCCGCCGTTTGTGTTGCTGGATCCCGCAGACGCTCCGAATGGGAGTTTGGACCGGGGCATCGCAGAATTCGTCGCCGCTCATATAGACAATGGGTCGACCACGCCGTTGCTGTTTATGCTGTTTGACGCGCTGTTGCCCGACCTGTGCCCGGTGCTGCGCAATCTGAGTGAACGGTTGGAGCGGGACGACCTTGACGTTCTGTATGCCGGGTGCAATGTGGGCAGCGAGAGCTTTACCCCATTGCCCTGTCTGTTTGATGACCAGCGCACAATCCAAGGTGGCGCGTTGGTCCTGCTGGCCCCGCAGGCGGCGGGCGAGATCGCCGTGGAGCATGGTTGCATCGCCCCCATGCGCCTCTCCACCGTGACCCGCAGCGATAACAATCGCGTCATCGAATTGGATGAGGAGCCGGCGTTCGATGTCTATCAGCGCATTCTTAAGACTGACTACGCCATGGAGATGGATCGCGACAGCTTCTACCAGCAAGCGGTCCACTATCCGTTGATGCTGATGCAGAAAGGCGTCTCGCCCAGTATCCGCATTCCGGTGGCGCTGGATGAAGACGGCGCGTTGATCTGTGTGGGCGAAGTCCCCGAAGGCACGCTCACGGCGTTGATTCAGGCTCCGGGGACGCTGGAGGGGAGCCACTGCGTGGAGCGGCTGGGCGCGAGTCTGAAAGGGCGTGTGCAGGGCCGACTGCTGACCTTCTATTGTGCCGGGCGGCGTTTGCAGTTCGGCGTGGAGGCGGCGCAGGAGGAGCTGCGCATGCTGGCGCATCAGGTGGGGGCGCATCAGGTGGCGGGCGCGCTCTCATTGGGTGAGATCGCCACGGATATCAATGATGAACCCGCGTTTCACAGCGCCGTGATTCTGTGTGGCGCGGCGGGAGGAGAGACGGCATGA
- a CDS encoding Hsp20/alpha crystallin family protein, with protein sequence MTPEQQEQQQRVQELGKRIKRWFLFSFLGLMALGFASPLIFQWFMFNSSGGAMQVSIDSDGVVIGGDELDHPTGANDPMKQIVRLMRDGVKDPEAYNALVRKMPQWSLSTEGEYAVASRSIPGLFAETVAVKFDSDDNRLEVSAQVSPDAETSEGSVTVSLSLGKTTRSKRISYGLQLPGAVDPATLTHSVDGEVVTVRARMID encoded by the coding sequence ATGACGCCGGAGCAGCAAGAGCAACAACAACGGGTTCAGGAGCTGGGTAAGCGCATCAAGCGTTGGTTTCTCTTCAGCTTTCTAGGGTTGATGGCGCTGGGATTCGCTTCGCCTCTGATCTTTCAATGGTTTATGTTTAACTCCTCCGGCGGAGCGATGCAGGTCTCCATTGATAGTGACGGCGTGGTGATTGGCGGCGATGAACTGGATCACCCCACAGGCGCCAATGACCCGATGAAGCAGATTGTGCGGTTGATGCGTGATGGGGTGAAGGATCCCGAAGCGTATAACGCCTTGGTGCGCAAAATGCCCCAGTGGAGTCTCTCCACAGAAGGGGAGTATGCGGTGGCCAGCCGATCGATCCCCGGTCTGTTCGCCGAGACCGTAGCGGTCAAATTTGACTCGGACGACAACCGTTTGGAAGTGAGCGCCCAGGTCTCGCCGGATGCCGAGACGTCGGAGGGGAGCGTCACGGTGTCGTTGTCGCTGGGCAAGACGACGCGCTCCAAGCGCATCAGCTACGGTTTGCAGTTGCCCGGCGCGGTGGATCCCGCCACGCTCACCCACAGCGTGGATGGCGAGGTGGTGACGGTGCGAGCGCGTATGATCGACTGA